Genomic segment of Paenibacillaceae bacterium GAS479:
GGTTGAGTTTGATCTGGTGCAATTCCAGAACTCCGGAGCTTGGGAAGAGACAGCGGCTGGCAGCGAATCTACGCTGCTGGGTGACCATTTTACGCATACGATTCGGTTGCCCCGATTGATCGATGTCCCAAACGCAGGCGAGGCATTCGAGCAGCTTACCGAGGCCGCGGCTGATTCTGGGCCGGACGGCTTCTGGCTTCGCCAGCAGCGCTTCGCCGAGCTGCTGCGCATTCTTGAAGCTGCCGGACGCGAAGGAGCGCAAGGTGCGGCTGCCGCTTCAGTTGCGGAGCAGGCTGCGGCCTATATGAAGCGGCATTTCCGTGAGTCTGCGAGCAATGCAGAGCTGGCTGAGGCGCTCGGCTTCCATGCGGTTTATATAGCTCGCTGCATGGTTGAGGTGTTCGGTTGTACGCCGCAGCAGTACCTGCTGTATTACCGGCTGGACCGGGCTAAGCTGCTACTGCTGTCCACCGATTGGCCCATTGCGCAGGTTGCGGAGGCATGCGGTTTCCGTCAGCTGCCGCATTTTACCCGCCTCTTCGCCGCTCATGCTGGCATGCCACCGCTCCGGTTCCGCAAGCGATTCACGCCCGAGGTTCCATACTAAGAGCTTATCCAAAAATAGTTGGATAATAAAGGGTACGAGATGATGAGCGATGCGAATCCAAACGTGGAAACTGCCCCATGAGTTTTGGGACATCCGGGCTCTTGGCCTGAAGATGGTCGAGGAATGGGAAGGCATCGGCTGGGAATGGCAGCGCGTCGATGGCAGTCTGGTCAAGGCCCCTCTTACCCTTGAAGCCGTTGGGAAAAGCCCAACGGCTCGGGGAAAAAAGGCATCACGAGAAGCGTGTGGTGGACCAGAGCAGGCTCTCGTTAGCGATCGTGATCGACGGGTCCAATCGGCATTCAAGTTGCTGGACGAAACGTTGAGCCGCATGATGGTAGAGCCGGGTCCAACGATACCACAGCCGAATTTATGCGCTGATGCGGGCTACCAGGGAAAAGAGGCTCGTCAACACGTCGAAGAACATGGCTATATCCCTCGCATCCACTCCAGAGGTAAAGAGAAGCAAGATGTAGAACACGGCAAACATCCCCGCCGCTGGGCATTGACATATCGGTAAATTCCGATATAATTAGGTTATGGACTTACTCGAAATATTCAAAGCTCTCTCAAATCGTACACGCCTTGAAATCTTGAAAGGTTTGAAGGATCCCGTGAAAAACTTCCCTCCGCAGGATGAAGGTGACGTTCTTACGGTGGGAGTTTGCGTCAGTAGTATTCAAGAAGGCGTCGGATTGTCGCAGTCAACGGTGTCTGATTATCTGGCAACTCTGCAACGAGCGGGCTTGGTCGAAGTCAGACGTATCGGTCAGTGGACTTACTACAAGCGGAACGAAGCAACCATCAGTGCTCTTGCTGAGATTATAGGGAAAGGAGGGTTGTAATTTTTTTTGCCACGTAATATCGAAAATTCCCGATATCCCATTTTACCGAAAAGAGGAGAATTTGCAATGAAAGCGATCATACTTAAATCATTTGGCGGCCCGGAATCGTTCGAGCTTTGCGACGTGCCCAAGCCTGTGCCGCAAGCGGGACAGGTCCTGGTCCGGGTACATGCAACTTCTATTAATCCGTTGGATTACCAGGTCCGACGTGGCGATTATCCCGACTTGGTGCAACTGCCGGCCATTACCGGACACGACGTATCTGGCGTTGTGGAAGAAGTCGGGCCGGGTGTGACGGCCTTCACCCCAGGAGACGAAGTCTGGTACACCCCGCAAATATTTGACGGGCCGGGAAGCTATGCCGAGTACCACGTTGCTTCCGAAAGCATTATCGGGAAGAAGCCTTCCTCGTTGAGCCATCTTGAGGCGGCAAGCCTAACCTTGGTTGGCGGGACGGCTTGGGAAGCACTAATCGTGCGTGCCGGGCTAAGAGTGGGGGAAAGCATTCTAGTTCACGGCGGTGCGGGAGGAGTCGGTCATGTGGCGATCCAGCTCGCAAAAGCCATGGGAGCAAGGGTGTTCACGACCGTGCGCAAAGCGAACTTTGAGTTCGCACGTAGTTTGGGTGCCGATGTGGTCATCGACTACATGAAGGAGGATTATGTCGATGCCATCATGCGGGAAACGGGTGGCCGTGGGGTTGATGTCGTGTTCGATACTATCGGCGGCAACACATTGTCGCGCAGCCCCGACGCGCTCGCACAACTTGGCCGCGTGGTCACGATCGTGGACATTGCACAGCCACAAAACGTCATTGAGGCCTGGGGCAAGAACGCAAGTTATCACTTCGTTTTCACAAGACAAAACCGTGGCAAGCTGGATGAGTTGAGTGCATTGGTAGAGCGCGGTCAGTTGCGGCCACATGTTGGCGCCGTCTATTCGCTTGCCGACATTCCGCTCGCCCATGCCCGGCTGGAGAGTCCGAGCAACGGTATTCAAGGAAAAATCGCGATTGCAGTTGAGCCTTCGGCTCATCTCGTAAGTGAGTAACTTCATTTTATCTGTGCACTTATTGTGTGGAGGGTAAGCGGAGGGAACTGGCCTTTTGAAGAAGCAACGCGTTCGCCTTTGTAGGCGGATTGCCCCCTTATAAGGGGGCAATCCCACTACAAGAGGAGTTGGAAGCAGGATTGGTTCGCGCGGCGATTTCAACTGTTAAAGCTTCTAGTTCACCTTATACATTAATGGATATTAATGCATAAGATTCCACCGGATGCAGATGCTACAGGAATGATTCAGCAGCTTCGCTAATACGGAGCTCTCTGAATCAGAGAGCCTATACCATCCGGGAGGTCAATCTTATGTGTACCCGATTTTCCCTCGCGAGCGACATCAGCGAGCTGAAACAGCATTTCCGCATCGAAAAACATTTCGCCCTTGACGCCAAGCGTTACAATATCGCTCCGATCCAGTCCATTCCTGTTGTCCGCAACGACCGTCAAGGTGTTCGGATTCTGGATGAAGCTAGATGGGGCTTATTTCCATTCTGGGCCAAAGACTCGGTTAATGCCGATGCAGGTGCATTAGAGTCAAAGCCTTTCTTTAAACGGATGCTGGCAAGCGGTAGATGTATTATTCCTTGCAGCGGCTTGTACGGCTGGGAGCAGCAGGAAGTGTATAACAACCCAAGGCAACGGCGCGAGGAAAACCGTCCCCGCCAGCCCCGCGCCATGCATATTCAGGTTCAGGGCCGCCCTCTGTTCGGGATGGCCGGTCTTTATGAGGAATGGCGCACGCCGGAGGGGCGATTGGCCCGAGCTGCCACAATCGTGACGGTGCCGGCTTCTGGAGCGTTGTCGCAATGGCAGGAGCGAGTGCCGGTCGTCATGGACGAGGAGGGGATGGAGGAGTGGCTGCATCCGTCGATCCGCGACTTTTCGTTCCTGAGACGGCATCTTCAGCCGCTTGAGCCTTTCCAGCTTCGTATCTACCCAGTGAGCAATGCGGTGGATGACGAGCAGTACGAGGCACCAGACTGCATCAAGGAAATTCAGCTAGCATAACTTCAATTCGGTTGTCCCTCGCCATCCCACCGCAAATAAAGACGAAAAATACCTTCTTTTAGCGAAATATGAGGAAGTTTACTTTATTGGAGGATATTTGCGTTAAAGGGAGAATTATAATGGTTCTGCGAGTGTTGCCAAAAGGATTCAAGCAATGTCTTGCCGGCCGCATGAACGGGAATGAGGAGGGACAGCCAATGTCACGTGTACAGCCGATCAGTGAAGCGGTTATCGCGAAAGGAAGAACTCCGGTTCGTATCGTTGGAATCGGAGCATCGGCCGGCGGTCTGGAAGGACTCAAAAGCTTCTTCCAGCATGCCAGTCCGGATACCGGACTGGCTTTTGTCATTATTCAGCATCTGTCTCCCGATCATAAGGGTCTGATGAACGAAATCCTCTCTTTACATACACCGATGAGCATTCATATAGCACGCAATGGCATGGAGGTACAGTCCAATACGATCTACCTGATTCCGCCGCGTCAAATGCTGACCTTAAGGAAGGGACATCTTTGGCTGGCTGAGCCTCATGCGGACGAAGTCCAATTTCCGATCGACCATTTCTTCTATTCACTTGCGGAGGACACGACGTCGCAGTCGATTGCGGTTGTGCTGTCTGGCACCGGTACGGACGGCACGCGGGGCATCACCACGATCAAGCAAGCAGGGGGGATCGTTTTTGCGCAAAATGGAGAAACAGCCAAGTTCGACGGAATGCCGCGCAGCGCGATTGATAGCGGCAATGTCGATTTTGTCCTCTCTCCTGAAAAGATCGCCAATAAGCTAAAGTTTCCGCAATCGCTCACCCCGAGCGTCACGCATGTGCTCTCCTCCCGTAACGATCAGGATGACACAGAGCTGATCATAACGCGGATTTTGGAAAAGGTGCGCGAGAAAACAAACATCGACTTCAGCTTTTACAAAAAAAACAGTCTCATTCGGCGGATGGAAAAGCGAATGCGAGAAACGGACTGCTTCTCACTTGAAGAGTACGAAAAGCTGATCTTTGAGAAGCCTGATGAGGTTTATGATCTTCGCCAGGACCTGCTTATCCATGTCACTCATTTCTTTCGCGATCCTGATGCCTTTAAGGTGATTCGGGACAAGGTGCTGCCTAAGCTGCTCCTCCAAAAAGCCGCGGACAACTGCCAGGATCTGCGCATCTGGTCGGCTGGTTGCTCCACGGGCGAGGAGGCTTACTCAATCGGCATGCTCATCGTGGAGGCGCTGGAGGCGGAAGGACTGACGGATAGGATTCGTGTCCAAATATTCGCCACGGATGTGGACAAACAATCCATCGACTACGCCAACCACGGCGTGTATCCGCTCTCAATCGAAAACTCGATAAGCCCAGATCGGCTCTCTCGCTTTTTCATAAGGCATGGCGACAGCTATCAGATTACGCGCGAACTACGACGGCTCATTGTTTTTGCTCCGCATAATCTGACCAAGGACCCGCCGTTCAGCAATCTTGATCTCATCGCTTGCCGAAACTTGCTTATCTATCTGCAGCCCGCTATGCAGCAAAAGGTGCTGTCACTATTTAATTTTGCGCTTTCCACGGGTGGTTATATGTTCCTCGGACCGAGCGAGACGATCAGTCGGATGGACTATTTGTTCGAGGTGACGAGCAGGAAATGGAACATTTTTCAGCATAAAAGCTCACGGAAGCTTCCAGCTCTATCTTCTCTAAATATAGAAGGCAACCGCAATCCCCCTGCAAGTGCAGAGAACAAGCACCGCCGTCCGTCGACGGTGTCGGACATTGGAGAGAATCGCCGGCAAAATCAATTTTACAGTACCTATGTCAACGAGCATATGCTACCCTCTCTGCTGCTAGATGAAAATCTCGATGTACAGCATGTGACCGGCAATATCCAGTCCTTTCTGTCACCGGTAGAGGGCAAGCCTTCCTGGAACCTGCATCGGATCGTCGATCCTAGCCTGGCCATCACCATCGTGACAGCGATCCAGCAAATACGCTCAGACCAAGAGGAGGAAATCCGCTTCCGTGATCTTGTTATCCATACGCCGCTCGGCCAGGAGTTAGTCCATGTCATTGTGCGTCCTTTTTCCCGTTCGTTGACGGCGTTCAGCAACTATTACCTAGTTGTTTTTCAGAGATCGGAGGAGAAGGCTGATGGAATCGGCAAGCCCATCGACCTGGACGAGAGTGTCCAGCGGCAGATGCTCTGGCTGGAACAGCAGCTGCGTCTAGCGGAGGAGAAGTTACAGTCAACAATCGAGGAGCTTGAGGTGTCGAGCGAGGAGCTGCAGAGCACGAATGAAGAGCTGATTGCGTCCAATGAAGAGCTGCAAAGCACAAACGAGAAGCTGCAGGCGGTCAACGAGAAACTCGTTACGATCAACTCCGAATATCAGTTCAAAATCCAGGAGTTGACCGAGCTCAACAACGATATGGATCATTTTCTTGTGAGCACAAAGATCGGGACGATCTTTTTGGACACTCAGTTTTGTATCCGACGCTTCACGCCAACCGTCACCAACGAAATCAATCTGCTGGATGTAGATATCGGCAGACCGTTCCATCATATTTCGCATCAATTCTACTATCATGACTTTGTTGAGGATGCTGGACGCGTAATTGAGTCGCTGCGTTCAACGGAGAAGGAAATCAAGAGTCGTAGCGGCAAATGGTACAAAATGCGGATGATGCCATACCGTACGGTGGAGCATTTGACCAAGGGCGTCATCATCACGCTCGTGGATATTACAGAGTTGAAGGAGATGAATGAAGAACTGCTGCGCCTTTCGTACGCCGTTGAGCAGAGTACGAGCCTGATGGTGATCTCGGATATGCAGGGGCGCATCGTGTATGCCAACAGCCCGTTCCTGGAGCTGACCGGCGACACATCAGAGGGGGTACTTGGCCGCCACTTGAACGAATTGGATGATTGGCAAGCGAGCTGCGTCTCGTTCGACGAAATATGGAAGTGTCTTGAGGACGGTGAGGTTTGGGAGGGTGAACTGGCCGGTTGTTGTCTTGACGGCTCGATCTACTGGGAACAGGCTAAGCTGCTGCCAATCGTCAAGAGCGGGGAAATCATCCACTACATGAAAATTTCCGAGAATATCACCGAACGCAAAGCGACGGAGGAGCTGTTGCGGAAATCTGAAATGCTGGGAGCTGTTGGCCAGCTAGCGGCCGGAATAGCCCATGAGATCCGTAATCCGCTCACCTCGCTCAAGGGCTTCACGAAGCTGATGCAGGAGGATAATCGCCGTAATTATATCTCGATTATGGTTATGGAGCTAGAGCGGATTGAGCAGATCGTCAGCGAGCTTTTAGTGCTCTCCAAGCCACAGGCGGTGGATTTCCTGCCGGTGCCACTTGGTCCGGTGCTGCGCGATGTCATCATGCTCATCGAGGCTCAAGCGATTATGAACAATGTGCAGCTTGTGCTGCGCTTGCCGGATGAAGAGATGTTTGTGCAGGGGGTAGCTAACCAGCTCAAACAGGTGTTCATTAACCTCATTAAGAACAGTATCGAGGCAATGAGCTCAGGAGGGACGATTCAGGTCGAAGTTCGGACCGACGAGGCTGGCATGATCTGGACGAGCGTTTTTGATGAAGGGGGCGGAATTCCTCATGAAAAGCTGGCTAAGCTGGGTGAGCCGTTTTTCTCCACCAAAGCTAAGGGAACCGGACTCGGACTCGTCATGACCTATAAGATTGTCGAGAACCATCATGGCAAGCTCTATTACGAGAGCGAGCTCGGTAAAGGAACGGTCGGGCATGTCGGATTGCCTCGCCTAGAAAACCCTGGCGCAAGCTACGAGGGGTAGAATCAGCCGATAGTGAACCGGATCGTGCAGCTGCGCTATCCGGTTTTTTTATGCAATGGACCACCTGTAAGAGACGGTTAAGTCGTATTACTTGTGTGATAAGGCACATACAATGGGGAGAGCGGCAAGGCCGTGATGATAGCATCATAAGCGGCTCCCGTAGGGAGTCGGAAGACATTTTCAACCTTTCCGGATGCTGGCCGGCAGAAAGGAGGAGACATATGGCCCAGCAGGCTCTGTGCCATATGTCCCAAGGCTATTCTGGCTACGGCGGAAGCCACAGACGATTTACTTAGGAGAACAAGCCTGTTTCAAATGCTTATTTTTCGGGTATTGACCTGCAGTGCATGTCCATTTTTGTCGATAGTTGTTTGAGTGGAGAGTAATAGAAGTGTTCAGCGCCTTAAGGCCCAGACAGTACAGAGGGAGGGTGACCGGGTCAGTGGGCGGTTGTAAGCGCCTCAGCGGATAAGCTATACTTCTCTGGATGACATTTTTTGGAGAAGCGGGGGGCGCGGCATGTTGATTAAGGGATGGGTAACGGCATTGACCGTAGCCTTCGGTGTGCTCGTGGCCATCGCTGTCGTATTCGCTTATCTTCGCTTATATACCCGTCAGCAGAACTTCTCTGGACCCGAATCCAACGAGGGAAACCTGCATTCGGAGTCAATTGATTCGGATAAAAAAGACCGGAAAACAGGTAATTAATTGGAATTTTCTTTCCTACTGTGTGCATGAAGTGCTATAATAGTGTGAAAAATAAAAACATTCACTCTTCTGCCATGGGGTGCCTGTACCGTAGAGGGAAGCGGCCTTGAAGCCGCACGTGTTCTCGATTCTGATGTTTCGGACCGACCATCCACTGTAAGAGGAGGAGATTTCATGGCCAAGCATAGCCAGAATGAAGTCAAGGAAAGCCTCAAGGAACTCACGAGAATTTTTCAGCCCAAGGATCCGCGCAAGTTTGTTAAAGACTATATCCGCAAATACCGCATTACTGGCGGCTATGAGGACGAATTAACCACTCTGGTAGAACATGAGATGGGTAGAATGAAGTCATCCGTCAGTTAAGACCCCAGAACAACGACAGATCCGTAATCCCGCAAGGGAAGCTGCGGATCTTTTTTTATAGGATTATCTAGCAATCTATTTTTTCTTAATAGGGAGTCGACCATACTATTCTACTTCTCCTTGCATAGGATACCAAAAACAAGGAGGAGTATTGCAATGAAAAAGCTGGAAGTTAAAAATTGCGGATGTAATAGAAGGCCTCAATGTTATCCGGGTGGTAATGGAGGAGGCGGCCCTTCTGCAAATGCCTTCCCTTATTTTACGGTCGTCTTGATCAATCGGAATGGAACGCTTGCTAGAACGCCGAATTTTGAGGCCAGAGTGTTCCTGTTGAATACTCGTGTTGCGATAGCAACGGCACAGTTTGCCGAGAACGGGATCGCTGTTTTTCCGACTATTCCCAACCCTTCGGCGGTTGCTTACAGAATCGAAGTATATGGGGGCTATTCCGGTATATTCTACGGTTCCACCGTTATTCCGGCCCGGTCGTTGGGCGGTACTGTAATCAATATTACTCTTTAATGACACAAACCCTTCATTGGCTTAAGGGCCGGCGAAAGGTTTTTTAGATTTGGAATTGAAGCGCTCTCTCGCATCCCTAGTTATGGACAGCGCCCGCCCTGAATAAGATGTACTAAGTCTGTAAGGGATGCGGAGGTGGCAGCCATGGAAGAATGGAAATCGGAAGAAGAAATCAGACGCATCCGCAGGGCGGGGCAGGTTGTGGCGGAATGCCATGAGGCTATTGCAAAACGGATAGCGCCAGGCGTTACTACGCAGGAGATCGACCGCTTTGTGGAGCGTTTGATGGCCGAGCGGGGAGCCTGGCCAGCACAAAAAGGATATTTAGGCTACCCGTACGCAACCTGCGCCTCTGTTAACGAGGTCGTCTGCCATGGTTTCCCGGACACGATTCCTCTGCAGGAAGGGGATATTGTCACGATCGACATGGTGGCGGATGTGGACGGGTGGAAAGCGGACTCCGCCTGGACCTACTCTATCGGGCGTCCCCAGCCGAGCGCCGCAAGGCTGCTGGAGGGGGCCAAGCAGGCGATGCTGCGCGGTATTGCGGAATGCAGAATCGGAAGACGGATCGGCGACATCGGCGCAGCGGTCATGCAGTCGGCAAGGCAGTCCGGGCATTCCGTGGTGACAAGTTTTGCTGGGCACGGAATAGGCCGGGCAATACATGAGAGCCCGGAGGTCGGGAATTCCGGTGTGCCCGGCAGCGGCGTGAGGCTGGAAGCTGGGATGGTGCTGACTGTTGAGCCGATTCTAACGATAGGTACGGGAGAGATTTGGCTGGATCGCGATGGCTGGACGGCACGAACGCGCGACCGCTCCTGGTCGGCACAGTTTGAGCATACGGTTGCCGTAACCGAGCAAGGCCCAATTATTTTGACCTGTTTGTAGAGATTTCAGTTATCCACGGACATATCCACATATACACAAAAGATATCCACATTATCCACACCCCTCTGCGGATAAGTAGATGCTTTACGGCACAACGACTGAGCGGGATGTGGAGAAAACAGGGATTTAATTTCTGTTTGTCCCCCTGTGGATAAGTTGTAGGAGTCCTCCTTGAAATGGGAGGACTTTTTCGTATGGATTCAGGTTTATCCACAAGCGCGAAACGGTTGACCATGATAGCGGCAGGTGAGACAATGTTTCCGGTTGCAGCACCGTTTGTTAGCGACAGCTGCGCGTTGTTAGGTTGATAAATAGGACCGGAAACGGTCCAAACGGCTGAGAGCTATGCCAATAACTGAAAATACGATTTCTTGCCGGTGATCCTAGGAGGAGTGCAGATATGCTGAATAAACTAAGAGTGACCCAAGCGGTTGTGGATGCTGGAGTTGTAGCGGTTCTTCGTGCCGACTCCGCGGAAGAAGTAGCACGCATGGCTCGCCATGCAATCAAGGGCGGCATCAAGGCGATTGAGATTACGATGACGGTACCGGGGGCGCTACGCGCCATTGAGCAGCTAACTGCGGAATTTTCGAGCAAGGCTGATCCAGCTTCGGAGCAATATGCGATCGTGGGCGTTGGCACAGTGCTGGACCCGGAGACGGCGCGAGCCGCTATATTGGCCGGAGCGGAATTCGTCGTTGCTCCTGCACTTAACCCGGCCACAATCCAATTATGTAACCGCTATGCCGTGCCGATTATGCCGGGCACGATGACAATTCAGGAAATTCAGAGCGCGTTGGAGCTTGGCGTGGACATCGTAAAGCTGTTCCCGGGCAGCGTTTATGGACCAAGTATCGTTTCCGCGATCAAAGGTCCACTGCCGCAAGCAAATGTGATGCCGACCGGCGGCGTGTCGCTGGGCAATCTGTCGGAATGGGTGAAGGCAGGGGCTATAGCCGTCGGCATCGGTGGAGATTTAACGAAGGAAGCGGTCAAAACCGGTGACTTCTCACTTATCGAGCTCCAGGCAGAGGCCTATATGAAGGCATACCGCGACGCCAAGGGCAATTAATCTTTTTCAGGCAAGGGACAGGCTGGGAACGGGGGCTTGGATCGTCAATGGATGCTTCTTTGGACGGTTTCGCCCCAGCTTCCAAGGCTATTGTAAGAAGTTGCCGAGCCGGATTGGCGGCAGATGTCCCAGGCAGGTAGCGGTGCGGCGTCATTTCCGTTAAAATGGATAGCGGTAAAACATATGGCTTGGCAAGTTTAGAAAGCGGTTTAATGAGTTCAGGGAGGCGGAAAACGAATGACGGAATATCGGATTGAAAAGGATACGATGGGCGAAATCAAGGTTCCCGCAGACAAGCTATGGGGAGCGCAAACGCAGCGCAGCCGCGAGAACTTCCGGATCGGTTGGGAGAAAATGCCCCTGGAAATCGTCAAAGCGATGACGATTGTCAAAAAAGCGTCAGCCCAAGCGAACGCCAAGCTTGGCGTACTTGAGCCGGAGAAAGCCGAAGCGATCAGCCTTGCGGCGGACGAGATCCTTGCAGGCAAGCATGACGATGAGTTCCCGTTGGTCGTTTGGCAAACCGGCAGCGGTACGCAGACGAATATGAACTGCAACGAAGTCATCGCACGTCGAGCCAATCAACTGCTCGAAGAAGGCGGCTCTTCGGTGCGCATCCACCCGAACGATGATGTCAACCGTTCCCAAAGCTCCAATGATACTTACCCTGCTGCTATGCATATTGCAGCTGTTATTGCTGTACAGACTCGCTTGCTCCCTGCTTTGGAGACGCTGAAGGCAACGCTGCATGATAAGAGCGTTAAGTTTGACGATATCGTCAAAATCGGCCGTACCCACTTGCAGGATGCTACGCCGATCACGCTCGGCCAAGAAATCAGCGGCTGGGAAGCAATGCTGGAGAAGTCGTCCTGGATGCTGACCAGCAGCACCGACGCGATCCGTGAGCTTGCTCTTGGCGGTACTGCCGTCGGCACAGGCATCAACGCCCATCCGGATTTCGCGGTACAGGTTGCTGCAGAAGTGGCGGAGCTAACCGGCCACAACTTCGTGACCGCCTCCAATAAATTCCACTCCCTGACTTCCCATGACCAGATCGTTTGGGTGCATGGCGCGATTAAAGGTCTGGCGGCTGATCTGATGAAGATCGCCAACGACGTCCGCTGGCTGGCGAGCGGCCCGCGCAGCGGCATCGGCGAGATTACGATTCCGGAAAACGAGCCGGGCAGCTCCATCATGCCGGGTAAAGTCAACCCAACTCAGTGCGAGGCGATCACGATGGTAGCCTGCCAAGTTATGGGCAACGACGCGACGATCGGCTTCGCGGCCAGCCAAGGTAACTTCGAGCTGAACGTATACAAACCGGTTATCGCCTACAACTTCCTGCAATCGGTCGTGCTGCTGTCTGATTCGATGCTCTCGTTCAACGAGCATTGCGCAGTCGGCATCGAGCCGAACCGCGAAACGCTGCAGCGCAACTTGGATCAGTCGCTCATGCTCGTAACCGCGTTGAACCCTTATATCGGTTACGAAAATGCCGCTAAAATCGCCAAGCAGGCGCATAAGGACGGCACAACGCTCAAGGAGAGCGCGATCAAGAGCGGTCTGTTGACTGCCGAGCAGTTCGACGAGTATGTTCGTCCGGAGAAAATGACGGGCAAACG
This window contains:
- a CDS encoding AraC-type DNA-binding protein codes for the protein MQDMPVMTFRCPPLPFLVDAGRRAYEIGEQHPSRVDLGVFELLYIRKGQLRVREEERLWTVEAGQALLLRPAGARWSGGTCLEPVEFDLVQFQNSGAWEETAAGSESTLLGDHFTHTIRLPRLIDVPNAGEAFEQLTEAAADSGPDGFWLRQQRFAELLRILEAAGREGAQGAAAASVAEQAAAYMKRHFRESASNAELAEALGFHAVYIARCMVEVFGCTPQQYLLYYRLDRAKLLLLSTDWPIAQVAEACGFRQLPHFTRLFAAHAGMPPLRFRKRFTPEVPY
- a CDS encoding transcriptional regulator, ArsR family; this translates as MDLLEIFKALSNRTRLEILKGLKDPVKNFPPQDEGDVLTVGVCVSSIQEGVGLSQSTVSDYLATLQRAGLVEVRRIGQWTYYKRNEATISALAEIIGKGGL
- a CDS encoding NADPH2:quinone reductase, which gives rise to MKAIILKSFGGPESFELCDVPKPVPQAGQVLVRVHATSINPLDYQVRRGDYPDLVQLPAITGHDVSGVVEEVGPGVTAFTPGDEVWYTPQIFDGPGSYAEYHVASESIIGKKPSSLSHLEAASLTLVGGTAWEALIVRAGLRVGESILVHGGAGGVGHVAIQLAKAMGARVFTTVRKANFEFARSLGADVVIDYMKEDYVDAIMRETGGRGVDVVFDTIGGNTLSRSPDALAQLGRVVTIVDIAQPQNVIEAWGKNASYHFVFTRQNRGKLDELSALVERGQLRPHVGAVYSLADIPLAHARLESPSNGIQGKIAIAVEPSAHLVSE
- a CDS encoding Putative SOS response-associated peptidase YedK, translating into MCTRFSLASDISELKQHFRIEKHFALDAKRYNIAPIQSIPVVRNDRQGVRILDEARWGLFPFWAKDSVNADAGALESKPFFKRMLASGRCIIPCSGLYGWEQQEVYNNPRQRREENRPRQPRAMHIQVQGRPLFGMAGLYEEWRTPEGRLARAATIVTVPASGALSQWQERVPVVMDEEGMEEWLHPSIRDFSFLRRHLQPLEPFQLRIYPVSNAVDDEQYEAPDCIKEIQLA
- a CDS encoding two-component system, chemotaxis family, CheB/CheR fusion protein; the protein is MVLRVLPKGFKQCLAGRMNGNEEGQPMSRVQPISEAVIAKGRTPVRIVGIGASAGGLEGLKSFFQHASPDTGLAFVIIQHLSPDHKGLMNEILSLHTPMSIHIARNGMEVQSNTIYLIPPRQMLTLRKGHLWLAEPHADEVQFPIDHFFYSLAEDTTSQSIAVVLSGTGTDGTRGITTIKQAGGIVFAQNGETAKFDGMPRSAIDSGNVDFVLSPEKIANKLKFPQSLTPSVTHVLSSRNDQDDTELIITRILEKVREKTNIDFSFYKKNSLIRRMEKRMRETDCFSLEEYEKLIFEKPDEVYDLRQDLLIHVTHFFRDPDAFKVIRDKVLPKLLLQKAADNCQDLRIWSAGCSTGEEAYSIGMLIVEALEAEGLTDRIRVQIFATDVDKQSIDYANHGVYPLSIENSISPDRLSRFFIRHGDSYQITRELRRLIVFAPHNLTKDPPFSNLDLIACRNLLIYLQPAMQQKVLSLFNFALSTGGYMFLGPSETISRMDYLFEVTSRKWNIFQHKSSRKLPALSSLNIEGNRNPPASAENKHRRPSTVSDIGENRRQNQFYSTYVNEHMLPSLLLDENLDVQHVTGNIQSFLSPVEGKPSWNLHRIVDPSLAITIVTAIQQIRSDQEEEIRFRDLVIHTPLGQELVHVIVRPFSRSLTAFSNYYLVVFQRSEEKADGIGKPIDLDESVQRQMLWLEQQLRLAEEKLQSTIEELEVSSEELQSTNEELIASNEELQSTNEKLQAVNEKLVTINSEYQFKIQELTELNNDMDHFLVSTKIGTIFLDTQFCIRRFTPTVTNEINLLDVDIGRPFHHISHQFYYHDFVEDAGRVIESLRSTEKEIKSRSGKWYKMRMMPYRTVEHLTKGVIITLVDITELKEMNEELLRLSYAVEQSTSLMVISDMQGRIVYANSPFLELTGDTSEGVLGRHLNELDDWQASCVSFDEIWKCLEDGEVWEGELAGCCLDGSIYWEQAKLLPIVKSGEIIHYMKISENITERKATEELLRKSEMLGAVGQLAAGIAHEIRNPLTSLKGFTKLMQEDNRRNYISIMVMELERIEQIVSELLVLSKPQAVDFLPVPLGPVLRDVIMLIEAQAIMNNVQLVLRLPDEEMFVQGVANQLKQVFINLIKNSIEAMSSGGTIQVEVRTDEAGMIWTSVFDEGGGIPHEKLAKLGEPFFSTKAKGTGLGLVMTYKIVENHHGKLYYESELGKGTVGHVGLPRLENPGASYEG
- a CDS encoding methionine aminopeptidase, type I; translated protein: MEEWKSEEEIRRIRRAGQVVAECHEAIAKRIAPGVTTQEIDRFVERLMAERGAWPAQKGYLGYPYATCASVNEVVCHGFPDTIPLQEGDIVTIDMVADVDGWKADSAWTYSIGRPQPSAARLLEGAKQAMLRGIAECRIGRRIGDIGAAVMQSARQSGHSVVTSFAGHGIGRAIHESPEVGNSGVPGSGVRLEAGMVLTVEPILTIGTGEIWLDRDGWTARTRDRSWSAQFEHTVAVTEQGPIILTCL
- a CDS encoding 2-dehydro-3-deoxyphosphogluconate aldolase / (4S)-4-hydroxy-2-oxoglutarate aldolase — encoded protein: MLNKLRVTQAVVDAGVVAVLRADSAEEVARMARHAIKGGIKAIEITMTVPGALRAIEQLTAEFSSKADPASEQYAIVGVGTVLDPETARAAILAGAEFVVAPALNPATIQLCNRYAVPIMPGTMTIQEIQSALELGVDIVKLFPGSVYGPSIVSAIKGPLPQANVMPTGGVSLGNLSEWVKAGAIAVGIGGDLTKEAVKTGDFSLIELQAEAYMKAYRDAKGN